The Streptococcus sp. 29896 genome includes a region encoding these proteins:
- a CDS encoding DUF4230 domain-containing protein, producing MKVIKLFFSIKVYLWLVLSFFLLLCGVWGYGYISGEKSNQQEVSVHTAIESVEQVNELVFLNTAVQKIVTAKNYTVLFGQEMPFSEKSALLIIKYKAKFGIKSPVSIEHLSENRYKITLPAFKVIGLELDAEEPYTLYDKSGEILSFATEEIDTAQLITDEFQSVEQEKFLADYQDDIKESAKNYYQNLFKAISPEIQLEFVFKE from the coding sequence ATGAAAGTTATCAAATTATTTTTCAGTATAAAAGTCTATCTATGGCTTGTTCTTTCCTTCTTTCTGTTATTGTGCGGTGTATGGGGATATGGCTACATCTCTGGTGAAAAGAGTAATCAGCAGGAAGTGAGTGTCCATACGGCTATTGAGTCTGTCGAGCAAGTCAATGAATTGGTATTTCTAAATACAGCTGTCCAGAAAATTGTGACCGCTAAAAACTACACGGTCTTATTTGGTCAAGAAATGCCCTTCTCAGAAAAATCAGCCCTCTTAATTATCAAGTACAAGGCAAAATTTGGTATCAAAAGTCCTGTATCCATTGAACATCTTTCTGAAAATCGGTACAAAATTACCCTTCCAGCCTTTAAAGTTATTGGATTGGAATTAGATGCAGAAGAACCTTATACTTTATATGATAAGAGTGGTGAGATACTGAGTTTTGCGACAGAAGAAATCGATACTGCCCAACTCATCACAGATGAATTTCAGTCAGTAGAGCAAGAAAAGTTTTTAGCAGATTATCAGGATGACATAAAAGAGTCAGCTAAAAACTACTATCAAAATTTGTTTAAGGCAATTTCACCTGAAATTCAACTAGAATTTGTTTTTAAAGAGTAA
- a CDS encoding branched-chain amino acid aminotransferase has protein sequence MTVTIDWENLGFSYLKLPYRFIAHFKNGQWSEGQLTEDAELHISESSPALHYGQQAFEGLKAYRTKEGKLQLFRPDQNAERLQRTADRLLMEPVPTDLFIKACKEVVKANADYVPPYGTGGTLYLRPLLIGVGDIIGVKPAEEYIFTVFAMPVGNYFKGGLAPTNFLIQDKYDRAAPNGTGAAKVGGNYAASLLPGQYAKKQGFSDVIYLDPATHTKIEEVGSANFFGITANNEFVTPISPSILPSITKYSLLYLAEHRLGMKAVEREVLVEELDQFVEAGACGTAAVISPIGGIQIADKLHVFHSETEVGPVTRKLYDELTGIQFGDIEAPEGWIVEI, from the coding sequence ATGACAGTAACAATCGACTGGGAAAACCTTGGTTTTTCTTATTTGAAACTACCTTACCGCTTCATTGCTCATTTCAAAAACGGCCAATGGTCTGAAGGGCAATTGACCGAAGATGCGGAACTGCACATTTCAGAAAGCTCACCAGCCCTTCACTATGGTCAGCAAGCTTTTGAAGGCCTCAAGGCCTATCGCACTAAGGAGGGGAAACTCCAGCTCTTTCGTCCAGACCAAAACGCTGAGCGCCTTCAACGAACTGCTGATCGCTTGCTCATGGAGCCTGTACCGACGGACCTTTTCATCAAGGCTTGTAAAGAGGTGGTCAAAGCCAATGCAGATTACGTTCCTCCCTATGGAACTGGTGGCACGCTCTATCTCCGCCCGCTCCTGATTGGTGTCGGCGACATCATCGGCGTAAAACCAGCAGAAGAGTACATTTTCACCGTTTTTGCCATGCCGGTCGGAAACTACTTCAAGGGTGGTTTGGCTCCGACCAACTTCCTCATTCAGGACAAGTACGACCGTGCGGCACCAAATGGAACAGGGGCAGCTAAGGTTGGTGGCAACTATGCAGCATCGCTCTTGCCGGGCCAATATGCTAAAAAGCAGGGCTTCTCAGACGTCATCTATCTGGACCCAGCTACCCACACCAAGATTGAAGAAGTAGGGTCTGCTAATTTCTTTGGTATTACAGCCAATAACGAGTTTGTCACACCGATTTCACCATCAATCTTGCCGTCCATTACCAAGTATTCTCTCTTGTATTTGGCAGAGCATCGTCTGGGAATGAAGGCAGTGGAACGAGAAGTCCTTGTCGAAGAATTAGACCAGTTTGTCGAAGCAGGAGCTTGCGGAACAGCTGCAGTCATCTCACCAATTGGTGGTATCCAGATTGCAGACAAACTTCATGTTTTCCATAGCGAAACAGAAGTAGGACCTGTCACGCGTAAATTATATGACGAATTAACAGGCATCCAGTTTGGTGATATTGAAGCGCCAGAAGGTTGGATTGTCGAGATTTAG
- a CDS encoding YveK family protein, which produces MNQQNAELIDIFDLLKIIRKNIVFLFFSIIFCSGLSVLYARMFVPAEYQSEAQILVTQAQADSSNQIGTIKANIDMIPTYRDILYGIPVLGPVADKSEGRYSVSELQKHLTFKQSENSQAFSIAIRLDSAKSAQETLANITNQFTDILTEIYGENINKIVILSPASFQDKKVAPSMVRFVILGAVVGMTLSSLFLVVRRLMDHTISNHDYLEAEGLTLMTELYSLKDKEVSSTYFIRDAKRN; this is translated from the coding sequence ATGAATCAGCAGAATGCAGAACTCATCGATATTTTTGATTTGTTAAAAATCATTCGTAAGAATATTGTCTTCCTATTTTTTTCCATCATTTTTTGTAGCGGGCTGTCGGTTCTATATGCTCGAATGTTTGTCCCAGCAGAGTACCAGTCAGAAGCGCAGATTCTAGTTACTCAAGCTCAGGCAGATTCCAGTAACCAAATTGGGACCATCAAGGCTAATATTGATATGATTCCCACTTATCGAGATATTTTATATGGGATTCCTGTGCTAGGGCCTGTGGCAGACAAATCAGAAGGACGCTATTCTGTTTCTGAATTACAAAAGCATTTGACCTTCAAACAATCCGAAAATTCCCAGGCATTTTCGATTGCGATCCGTTTGGATTCTGCTAAATCTGCTCAAGAAACCTTGGCCAATATTACCAATCAATTTACAGATATCTTGACAGAAATTTACGGTGAAAACATCAATAAGATTGTTATTCTATCTCCGGCTTCTTTCCAAGATAAAAAAGTTGCTCCCTCCATGGTGCGCTTTGTCATTTTAGGAGCTGTAGTGGGGATGACCTTATCCAGTCTATTCTTGGTTGTACGTCGCCTAATGGACCATACAATCAGCAATCACGATTACCTTGAGGCTGAGGGCTTGACCTTGATGACGGAACTGTACTCCCTCAAGGATAAGGAAGTTTCCAGCACGTACTTTATCAGAGATGCTAAGAGAAATTAG
- a CDS encoding CpsD/CapB family tyrosine-protein kinase, whose product MFKKQKRLRTQSKQRAGAPLFTYMQPFSLNSEQIRVLRTNLEYARVNGNLKSLLVTSSIPAEGKSTTAANLAYSLASIGKRVLLVDADLRKPTVHRTFKLANTVGLSEAILHRETQYTKFVDYVHELDLFVLTTGSLPPNPSELLNSQNMKSLMQELTDYFDYVIYDAPPVTSVADAQILASQVDGVLLVVRQGYVQKNEVHKAVQLLRNVKANLIGYVMNDVPLEAEKNYYYGEK is encoded by the coding sequence ATGTTTAAGAAACAGAAACGATTACGTACACAGTCAAAACAGCGAGCAGGCGCACCCTTGTTTACCTATATGCAGCCATTTAGCCTAAATTCGGAACAAATCCGTGTGCTCCGGACGAACCTTGAGTACGCGCGTGTCAACGGCAACTTGAAATCACTTCTCGTGACGTCGTCTATTCCAGCAGAAGGAAAATCAACCACAGCAGCCAACTTAGCATACAGTTTGGCATCAATCGGAAAGCGAGTCCTCCTAGTAGATGCGGATTTGCGCAAACCAACCGTCCATCGTACCTTTAAGTTGGCCAATACCGTCGGCTTATCTGAGGCTATTTTGCATCGTGAAACCCAATATACAAAGTTTGTTGACTATGTACATGAGTTGGATTTATTTGTACTGACAACAGGCAGTCTACCACCCAATCCATCAGAACTCTTGAATTCACAAAATATGAAGAGTCTGATGCAGGAGTTGACCGACTATTTTGACTATGTGATTTATGATGCTCCGCCAGTAACCAGTGTGGCAGATGCTCAGATTTTGGCTAGTCAAGTCGATGGTGTCTTGTTAGTCGTTCGCCAAGGCTATGTTCAGAAAAATGAAGTTCACAAGGCAGTTCAGTTATTGCGGAATGTCAAAGCCAATCTCATCGGCTATGTTATGAACGACGTTCCATTAGAAGCGGAGAAAAACTACTATTACGGTGAGAAATAA
- a CDS encoding polysaccharide biosynthesis protein, with protein sequence MNRIYKQTILIIFDLSMIGLSMVLSQAFLDIIISVSKFNLLANYIVVCLAYLVMSYKLKIFFWLTRFTDYRALLKISFSLFVSYLLCIPYGFLANMTISYRFLIISLATSMILMLFPRLIWRAKYEWKTKNTKCNNVKKKTLIIGAGDGGYLFIKTIVDKKLNYDIVGIVDDDPTKHGGYIYEIRVIGGRKDIPKIVHELEVEQVVIAIPSLTIKDKEEILDICNAHRVKVLTMPHIEEILSDDFSTNTVKDIDIADLLDRPEIVLDQETIGDFLRGKTILVTGAGGSIGSEICRQVSKYLPKRLLLLGHGENSIYQIHRELQAKIGTKVEIIPLIADIQDQEVIDSIMATYRPNLVYHAAAHKHVPLMESNPKEAIKNNIYGTKNVAEAAKKYGVEKFVMVSTDKAVNPPNVMGATKRIAEMIVTALNENSKTQFVAVRFGNVLGSRGSVVPLFKEQISTGGPVTVTDFRMTRYFMTIPEASSLVVQASFLANGGEVFVLDMGEPVKIVDLAKKVIKLSGFSEDEIAIVESGIRPGEKLYEELLASSERVSNQVHQKIFVGRVQEKSSKEVDTFLSDLAKQSTSELKKKLVAFAKQE encoded by the coding sequence ATGAATAGAATATATAAACAGACAATCTTAATAATCTTTGACTTATCGATGATTGGACTGTCAATGGTACTCAGTCAAGCATTTTTAGACATCATTATTTCTGTTTCAAAATTTAATCTATTAGCAAACTATATTGTTGTCTGTCTTGCTTACTTAGTCATGTCTTATAAGCTAAAGATTTTCTTCTGGCTGACTCGTTTTACGGACTACAGGGCTCTCTTAAAAATCAGCTTTAGCTTGTTTGTATCTTACTTGCTCTGCATTCCTTATGGTTTCTTGGCAAATATGACCATAAGTTACCGATTTTTAATCATTTCTTTAGCAACATCCATGATTTTGATGCTGTTTCCTCGTTTAATTTGGCGTGCCAAATACGAATGGAAAACAAAAAATACCAAATGCAACAATGTTAAAAAGAAGACCTTAATTATTGGAGCAGGGGATGGTGGCTATTTGTTTATCAAAACCATCGTTGATAAAAAACTCAATTACGATATTGTTGGAATTGTTGATGATGATCCGACCAAGCATGGAGGCTATATTTACGAGATTCGTGTCATTGGTGGCAGAAAGGATATCCCTAAAATTGTTCATGAATTGGAAGTTGAACAAGTGGTCATTGCGATACCATCTCTGACCATCAAGGATAAGGAAGAAATTCTTGATATCTGTAATGCTCATCGTGTCAAAGTCTTGACAATGCCCCATATCGAAGAAATTTTATCCGATGACTTTTCGACCAATACCGTTAAAGATATTGACATCGCTGATTTGTTGGATCGACCTGAAATCGTACTGGATCAAGAAACAATTGGTGATTTCCTTCGTGGAAAGACTATCCTGGTGACAGGGGCAGGGGGGTCTATTGGTTCTGAGATTTGTCGCCAGGTTTCCAAGTATTTACCGAAACGCCTTTTGTTACTGGGGCATGGAGAAAATTCAATTTACCAAATCCATCGCGAACTCCAAGCTAAAATTGGCACAAAAGTAGAGATTATACCCTTGATTGCGGATATTCAAGATCAAGAAGTGATTGACTCGATTATGGCAACTTACCGACCAAACCTTGTTTACCATGCGGCTGCACACAAGCATGTCCCTCTTATGGAATCCAATCCAAAAGAAGCAATCAAAAACAATATCTACGGGACAAAAAATGTTGCAGAAGCTGCCAAGAAATACGGCGTAGAAAAGTTTGTGATGGTATCAACAGATAAGGCTGTTAACCCACCAAACGTGATGGGGGCGACTAAAAGGATTGCAGAAATGATTGTCACAGCCTTAAATGAAAATAGTAAGACACAATTTGTAGCTGTCCGCTTTGGCAACGTCTTGGGGAGTCGAGGTAGTGTCGTACCCCTCTTCAAGGAACAGATAAGCACAGGTGGACCTGTAACGGTAACGGATTTCCGAATGACTCGTTACTTTATGACCATCCCAGAGGCCAGCAGCTTGGTTGTGCAGGCTAGTTTTTTGGCAAATGGAGGAGAAGTTTTCGTCTTGGATATGGGCGAGCCTGTTAAAATTGTCGATTTGGCCAAAAAGGTCATCAAACTAAGTGGTTTTAGCGAAGATGAAATTGCTATTGTGGAATCAGGCATCCGACCAGGAGAAAAGTTATATGAGGAATTGTTAGCGAGCAGTGAACGGGTTAGCAATCAAGTTCACCAAAAGATATTTGTCGGTCGTGTTCAAGAAAAATCGAGTAAAGAAGTGGACACTTTCCTATCTGATTTAGCCAAACAATCGACGAGTGAGCTCAAGAAAAAATTAGTAGCATTTGCAAAACAGGAGTAA
- a CDS encoding DegT/DnrJ/EryC1/StrS family aminotransferase, producing the protein MKRIYLASPHMSEGKFEEAFVQEAFDTNWVAPLGKNVDEFETEVSHLLGGRPCVALSSGTAAMHLALKNLGIQEGDYVFCQSLTFSASANPIVYEKAIPVFIDSEKETWNMDPVALREAFKTYTPKAVIVVHLYGITAKIDEIRTICAEYQVPLIEDAAESLGTIYQNQWTGTFGQQAILSFNGNKIITTSGGGMLVTSQEEQASFSRFLATQARDQAPHYQHSHIGYNYRMSNICAGIGRGQLQVLEERIEQKRHIHQRYLEGFGDIGDISLLSERLGERSNYWLSAIQITSKNVRPSMLMEALAKENIESRPVWKPMHLQPVFEDAPYFGGEVAADLFENGLCLPSDTKMTDEDIDKVIGIIRSFWE; encoded by the coding sequence ATGAAACGAATCTATCTGGCGTCTCCTCACATGAGTGAAGGAAAGTTTGAAGAAGCTTTTGTACAAGAAGCTTTTGATACCAATTGGGTTGCACCACTTGGGAAGAATGTCGATGAATTTGAAACAGAAGTATCCCACTTGCTAGGAGGCAGACCTTGTGTTGCTTTATCATCTGGGACAGCAGCCATGCATTTGGCACTTAAGAATCTTGGGATTCAAGAAGGTGATTATGTCTTTTGTCAGTCTCTGACATTTTCTGCAAGTGCCAATCCGATTGTTTATGAGAAAGCCATTCCAGTCTTTATCGATTCAGAGAAAGAGACTTGGAATATGGATCCAGTAGCTTTGCGAGAGGCATTTAAAACTTATACCCCCAAAGCTGTTATAGTTGTGCATCTCTATGGTATCACCGCAAAAATTGATGAGATACGGACTATTTGTGCCGAATACCAGGTTCCTTTGATTGAAGATGCGGCAGAAAGTCTGGGTACAATCTACCAAAACCAATGGACAGGAACCTTTGGTCAGCAGGCGATTCTTTCCTTCAATGGAAATAAGATTATTACTACTTCTGGAGGGGGAATGCTTGTTACAAGTCAAGAAGAGCAAGCAAGTTTTTCTCGATTTTTGGCGACTCAAGCGCGTGATCAAGCACCGCATTACCAACATAGTCACATCGGTTATAACTACCGTATGAGTAATATCTGTGCAGGTATCGGTCGTGGGCAATTACAGGTCTTAGAAGAACGCATTGAACAAAAACGGCACATTCACCAGCGTTATCTAGAAGGTTTTGGTGATATAGGTGACATTAGTCTTTTATCAGAGCGTTTAGGCGAACGTTCCAATTATTGGTTATCAGCTATTCAGATCACTTCTAAAAATGTAAGACCATCCATGCTGATGGAGGCTTTAGCAAAAGAAAATATTGAGTCCAGACCAGTTTGGAAACCGATGCATTTACAGCCTGTTTTTGAAGATGCACCGTATTTTGGTGGAGAAGTTGCAGCGGACTTGTTCGAAAATGGCCTCTGCCTACCAAGTGATACCAAAATGACTGATGAGGACATTGATAAGGTTATTGGAATTATCAGAAGCTTTTGGGAGTAA
- a CDS encoding sugar transferase, protein MYRRFVKRLLDFVVSLLALVILIPLILVIACLVALNLGTPVLFSQERPGKNERIFKMYKFRTMTNARDQAGNLLPDSQRLTPFGAFLRSTSLDELPELWNIVKGDMSLIGPRPLLVEYLDLYTSHQRKRHSVRPGLTGLAQISGRNAISWEEKFDFDVQYVESISFWKDCQILIKTILKVLVREGIHSASSDTMEKFYGSEK, encoded by the coding sequence ATGTATAGACGATTTGTAAAACGCCTCTTAGATTTTGTTGTGTCGCTCCTTGCCTTGGTCATTCTGATTCCTTTGATTCTTGTGATTGCTTGCTTAGTAGCGTTGAATTTGGGGACACCAGTCTTGTTTAGTCAAGAACGTCCTGGGAAGAATGAACGTATTTTTAAGATGTACAAATTCCGCACCATGACAAATGCGCGTGATCAAGCAGGGAACTTATTGCCAGACAGCCAACGACTGACACCCTTTGGAGCCTTTCTACGCTCAACCAGTCTAGACGAGCTTCCTGAACTGTGGAATATTGTAAAAGGAGACATGAGCCTTATCGGGCCACGGCCTCTCCTAGTAGAATATTTAGATTTATATACTAGTCATCAAAGAAAGCGACATTCTGTTCGTCCAGGATTGACAGGATTGGCACAGATTAGTGGTAGAAATGCCATCAGCTGGGAGGAAAAATTTGACTTTGATGTTCAATATGTGGAGTCGATTTCGTTTTGGAAAGATTGTCAGATTTTAATAAAGACAATATTGAAAGTCCTGGTGAGAGAAGGAATCCACTCAGCAAGTTCAGACACAATGGAAAAGTTTTATGGAAGTGAAAAATAA
- a CDS encoding acetyltransferase: MEVKNKQLFIIGASGHGKVVAEIASLNGYQDIYFLDDFSKECHLGPWSIVGTSQYPIPSDAAVFVAIGDNKIRSKIVHRFKDWEQPSLIHPRAIVSPTVSLGKSCVVMANAVLQPNVKLGDGCIVNTAASIDHDCKLGDFVHISPGSHLAGGVTVGQQTWIGIGSSVIQSLSICKDVIVGAGGVVIQSITSSGTYVGNPCRKIQ; the protein is encoded by the coding sequence ATGGAAGTGAAAAATAAACAACTATTCATTATTGGTGCATCGGGTCATGGTAAGGTTGTTGCTGAAATTGCAAGCTTGAACGGCTATCAAGACATCTATTTCTTGGATGATTTTTCAAAAGAATGCCATCTTGGTCCCTGGTCGATAGTGGGGACGAGCCAGTATCCGATTCCTTCTGATGCTGCTGTCTTTGTAGCAATTGGTGACAATAAAATCCGTTCAAAAATTGTTCATCGTTTTAAAGACTGGGAGCAGCCTAGTCTTATCCATCCGCGGGCAATCGTGTCGCCAACAGTTAGCTTAGGTAAATCCTGTGTGGTAATGGCGAATGCAGTTCTTCAACCTAATGTCAAACTGGGAGATGGTTGCATAGTAAATACAGCAGCAAGCATTGATCATGATTGCAAATTAGGCGATTTTGTTCATATTTCTCCTGGGAGTCATCTTGCTGGTGGAGTGACCGTTGGTCAGCAGACATGGATAGGAATTGGTAGTTCTGTCATTCAGTCATTGTCAATATGTAAAGATGTCATTGTCGGCGCAGGCGGAGTTGTCATCCAATCCATCACTAGTTCTGGAACCTATGTTGGTAATCCTTGTAGAAAGATTCAGTAA
- a CDS encoding glycosyltransferase family 4 protein: protein MKILYVTTISNTLNAFLTPHIEELTKVGHVVDIACKIEQPLNQNLLKSTRNFIEMQFNRSPRKNNFLGLIRQIRKLVLQEEYDIVHTHTPVASVLVRLACKGIEKTKVFYTAHGFHFLKGGPLFNWLTYYPIEKFLSRYTDTLITINKEDFSIAQRKFKMKHLYLINGVGVDLEKFHPVSVDEKLIIKKRLGLEVDKKYLICIGELNTNKNQILLINMMEAISKQREDVVLLLVGSGQLENKLQQLVIDKGLGQFIQLLGYRKDIADLLRASDLALSSSKREGLPVNLIEAMATGLPLIVTDCRGNRDLVENNRNGFIVPINDEIAFVNSIIEIFEDKQLMYQMSKESQKMVKKFDKGLVENSILETYY, encoded by the coding sequence ATGAAAATACTATACGTAACAACGATTTCAAATACATTAAACGCATTTCTAACCCCTCACATTGAGGAGTTGACAAAGGTTGGGCATGTGGTGGATATTGCTTGTAAAATCGAGCAACCCTTAAATCAAAATCTCTTAAAAAGTACTAGAAATTTTATTGAAATGCAGTTCAATAGGAGTCCTAGAAAGAACAACTTTTTAGGCTTGATTAGACAAATACGCAAACTAGTATTGCAAGAAGAGTATGATATTGTTCATACACACACACCGGTTGCATCAGTACTAGTTCGACTAGCTTGTAAGGGGATAGAAAAAACGAAAGTATTCTATACTGCACATGGCTTTCATTTTCTAAAAGGTGGCCCTCTATTTAATTGGCTGACCTACTATCCGATTGAAAAATTTCTCTCGCGCTATACAGACACCTTGATAACTATCAATAAGGAAGATTTTTCTATTGCTCAAAGAAAGTTTAAGATGAAGCATTTGTATTTGATTAATGGTGTGGGAGTTGATTTAGAGAAGTTTCATCCTGTTTCAGTTGATGAAAAATTGATTATCAAGAAACGATTGGGACTTGAAGTAGATAAGAAGTATTTGATTTGTATTGGAGAATTAAATACCAATAAAAATCAAATACTTTTGATCAACATGATGGAAGCAATTTCTAAACAAAGAGAGGATGTAGTTCTATTACTTGTTGGTAGTGGCCAACTTGAAAATAAACTTCAACAGTTAGTGATTGACAAAGGATTGGGGCAATTTATTCAATTATTAGGCTATCGCAAAGATATTGCAGATCTTTTAAGAGCTTCGGACCTTGCTTTATCTAGTTCAAAAAGAGAAGGGCTTCCGGTCAATCTAATTGAAGCAATGGCAACAGGTCTTCCTTTGATTGTCACAGATTGTAGAGGAAATCGAGATTTAGTAGAAAACAATCGTAATGGTTTTATCGTTCCTATAAATGATGAAATCGCATTTGTGAATTCGATCATAGAAATTTTTGAAGATAAGCAATTAATGTATCAAATGTCAAAAGAATCGCAAAAAATGGTGAAGAAATTTGACAAAGGATTGGTTGAAAATAGCATATTAGAAACATATTATTGA
- a CDS encoding glycosyltransferase has product MNKVVLHILSSNIFSGAENVVCQIIKMFRSHSEYRMVYCSLDGPIREKLEQEGIEFVPIAKKSVGEIRRVIAQVKPTMIHAHDMRASFLTSLACRTIPFVCHIHNNGFDSRKLNLKVFLFDYASKRAKHIFWVSEAAKEGYYYKEKISQKSSVLYNVVDRQEIIRKAKLTESESQYDVIYLGRLSFEKNPLRFIDLLSELVKKVPTIKAAIVGTGLLEEEVRRKIAEYGLDGAIDMLGFQTNPYPILKRSKILVLTSLWEGLPMCALEALSLGIPIVSTPTDGLCELVLEGKTGYLSDENSKLADRIYQLINDENLYREFSVNSLERSKELLDLEQFKNVLSAYYE; this is encoded by the coding sequence GTGAATAAAGTTGTCTTACATATCTTGAGTTCAAATATTTTTTCAGGTGCTGAAAATGTAGTTTGTCAAATTATTAAGATGTTTCGGTCTCATTCAGAATATCGAATGGTCTACTGCAGTTTGGATGGGCCTATTAGAGAAAAATTAGAACAAGAAGGAATTGAGTTTGTTCCAATTGCTAAAAAAAGTGTTGGTGAGATACGACGTGTCATTGCTCAGGTAAAACCGACGATGATACATGCACATGATATGCGAGCGAGTTTTTTAACTTCTTTAGCCTGTAGGACTATTCCATTTGTTTGTCACATTCATAACAATGGATTTGATTCGAGAAAATTGAACCTCAAAGTCTTTTTGTTTGACTATGCATCAAAAAGAGCAAAGCATATCTTTTGGGTATCAGAAGCTGCTAAAGAAGGCTATTATTATAAAGAAAAAATTAGCCAGAAAAGTTCTGTTCTTTATAATGTGGTTGATCGACAGGAAATTATCAGAAAAGCGAAGCTGACAGAATCGGAGAGTCAATACGATGTCATTTACTTGGGGAGGCTATCTTTTGAAAAAAATCCCCTACGTTTCATTGACCTTCTATCAGAGCTTGTTAAGAAGGTGCCAACAATCAAGGCTGCAATCGTTGGAACGGGCTTATTGGAAGAAGAAGTTCGTCGAAAAATTGCTGAATATGGATTGGATGGAGCTATCGATATGTTAGGTTTTCAGACAAATCCCTATCCGATATTAAAAAGATCAAAGATTTTGGTTTTGACGTCTTTATGGGAAGGGTTACCTATGTGTGCATTAGAGGCACTTTCCTTGGGGATTCCTATTGTTAGTACCCCAACAGACGGCTTGTGTGAGTTAGTTCTTGAAGGGAAAACGGGGTATTTGTCGGATGAAAATTCTAAACTAGCAGATAGAATTTATCAGTTAATTAATGATGAAAATCTTTATCGTGAATTTAGCGTAAATAGTTTAGAACGTTCTAAAGAATTGCTCGATTTGGAACAGTTTAAAAATGTACTATCTGCTTATTATGAGTAA
- a CDS encoding polysaccharide pyruvyl transferase family protein, with amino-acid sequence MKSIGWMITSSTQNIGDDFQCIAARQFVGEIAADKWIDRESMNLYRGESLSIIANGWYMHEPQNWPPSSDINPLLTSIHISNTMQKSGRVPSHFMLSKESVDYFNQFSPVGGRDTFTAKMLEKAGVSSYFSGCLTMTLEGFGKERKDYICLIDPTKELEEFIRNQTKREVLVVRPEKNDWPQNYAERIKQAEELLKVYGEAHMVITGRLHGALPSLALGTPVLLLEGKYGDERYEGLKYFVNACTLQELFSGNYPLDLEKPLENPKEYLVVRDNLKKIARAFASHKLDTIDFHQIDRENRAALAEARERVIQFRKVHRLEPIWFRELKSNIRYKVRSLENIRKG; translated from the coding sequence ATGAAATCAATTGGTTGGATGATTACCAGCTCAACTCAAAATATCGGAGATGATTTTCAATGTATTGCTGCTAGGCAGTTTGTTGGAGAAATTGCAGCAGATAAGTGGATTGATAGGGAGAGTATGAACCTTTATCGCGGAGAATCTCTTTCTATTATTGCAAACGGATGGTACATGCACGAGCCCCAAAATTGGCCACCATCATCAGACATCAATCCATTACTTACTTCTATTCATATTTCAAATACGATGCAGAAGAGCGGTCGAGTCCCAAGTCACTTTATGCTCTCAAAAGAGTCGGTTGATTATTTTAACCAGTTTAGTCCAGTAGGTGGTCGTGATACCTTTACAGCTAAGATGTTAGAAAAAGCTGGTGTATCGTCCTATTTTTCTGGTTGTTTGACAATGACACTTGAAGGATTTGGTAAGGAAAGAAAAGATTATATTTGCTTGATTGATCCTACCAAGGAGTTAGAAGAGTTTATTCGAAATCAAACTAAAAGAGAAGTTTTGGTTGTTCGACCTGAAAAAAATGATTGGCCCCAAAATTACGCTGAGCGGATTAAGCAGGCGGAAGAATTACTGAAAGTATATGGAGAGGCCCATATGGTTATTACTGGTCGACTGCATGGGGCACTCCCTTCATTGGCATTAGGGACTCCGGTTTTGCTTTTAGAAGGTAAATACGGCGATGAGCGATATGAAGGACTAAAATATTTTGTAAATGCATGTACATTACAAGAGCTATTTTCGGGAAACTATCCGCTTGATTTAGAAAAACCGTTGGAAAATCCCAAAGAGTATCTTGTTGTTCGAGACAATTTGAAAAAAATTGCTAGGGCATTTGCTAGTCACAAACTTGATACTATTGATTTTCACCAAATCGACCGAGAGAATCGAGCGGCCTTGGCTGAAGCGAGAGAACGTGTGATTCAGTTTCGTAAAGTACATAGATTAGAGCCAATTTGGTTTAGAGAGTTAAAGTCAAATATCCGCTATAAAGTTCGTTCTTTGGAAAATATTCGAAAAGGATAA